In the Arachis ipaensis cultivar K30076 chromosome B10, Araip1.1, whole genome shotgun sequence genome, one interval contains:
- the LOC107621088 gene encoding uncharacterized protein LOC107621088, whose protein sequence is MKELLTKNGTLKGGQTVIMNKEYKTQKQAEGVVENVFVKVGNYFLPTDFVVMDMEESYLHSIILGRPFLATARALIDVEQEKLILRIHDEHLTFHVFKPTSESEPEPKESKNDHSNMCTKGSNSKSAAEPLKQSLVNKQEIQEIQQPGELKK, encoded by the exons ATGAAAGAACTATTGACCAAGAACGGAACCTTAAAAGGGGGACAGACAGTGataatgaacaaggaat ATAAAACTCAGAAGCAGGCCGAAGGAGTAGTTGAAAATGTATTTGTGAAAGTAGGAAACTACTtcctccccactgactttgttgttatGGACATGGAGGAAAGTTACCTTCATTCCATTATTCtggggagaccatttctagccactgctAGAGCCTTGATAGATGTGGAACAAGAAAAGTTAAtcctgagaatacatgatgaacaccTCACCTTCCATGTGTTCAAACCTACATCTGAGTCTGAGCCAGAACCTAAAGAGTCAAAGAATGATCACAGCAACATGTGCACAAAGGGAAGCAACAGTAAATCAGCAGCTGAACCACTGAAACAGTCTTTGGTGAACAAGCAAGAAATTCAAGAGATACAGCAACCAGGAGAACTCAAGAAATAA
- the LOC107621089 gene encoding uncharacterized protein LOC107621089: protein MAKMEAMLANLSKECEDMKKFRKEVRGNIKSRGEVLKNLESQVGHLAQQTPKSTDNFSSDTEKNSKGEMKKVRWEECKSINLSSEEGLKEECSRHSEHDEGESRKNVREIEEMASPEQRNEQKEKESLKPFVPQVPFPQRLKGIEKDRSYSRFLDMFASLNVNIPFIKILQQMPTYIKS from the coding sequence ATGGCCAAGATGGAAGCTATGCTTGCAAACCTTAGCAAAGAGTGTGAAGACATGAAAAAATTCAGGAAAGAAGTGAGAGGTAATATAAAAAGCCGAGGGGAGGTTCTTAAGAATCTCGAATCTCAGGTAGGACATCTTGCACAACAGACTCCAAAGTCCACTGATAATTTTTCAAGTGATACAGAGAAAAATTCAAAAGGAGAAATGAAGAAGGTAAGGTGGGAAGAATGCAAGTCAATCAATCTAAGCAGTGAAGAAGGTCTGAAGGAAGAATGCTCCAgacactcagagcatgatgaaggAGAGTCAAGGAAGAATGTAAGGGAGATAGAAGAAATGGCTAGCCCTGAACAGAGGAACgaacaaaaagagaaagaatcCCTCAAGCCTTTTGTGCCACAAGTACCATTTCCACAGAGACTCAAGGGAATTGAGAAAGACAGGTCATATTCAAGATTCCTAGACATGTTTGCATCCCTCAATGTCAACATCCCCTTCATCAAAATTCTCCAACAGATGCCAACATACATCAAGTCATGA